A stretch of DNA from Triticum dicoccoides isolate Atlit2015 ecotype Zavitan chromosome 2A, WEW_v2.0, whole genome shotgun sequence:
aACAATCACATTCCGCTCGAGAGAAAGTACTACTCCTAGATGATATTCATTGAGCAGCATCACGTGGACGACAGAACAAATTTGATTTTGAGAATTTACTGGAGCGAGGCTGATACTCAGTTTCTGGTGTATTTCGGTCTTCCACTCCGTCCTACCCCTTCCTTTAAAACGCTTTTATatcatgggacggagggagtagttcggcttctctttctttttctttttttgatcgAGGTTTGACACGTTTTTCCCTTCTCAAAAGTGCTGTGCTTCATTGGTCTGGTATCTGGTCTGGTAGGAGCAAGATTTGAAAGGGCGCTACGGCCTTGGCATCCTGCACGGCTGTGCAGTACCGGGGCTGCGTAGACGGGCATCGAGTCGAGTGCTAGCCTGGCCGGCTGTAGTAGGACCCTCGACAAATACTTGGCCCCATCCTGCCTGCTGCATCTTCATGCCGTGACGACACACGAAAGGAACTTCACTTTCTGTCCTAAATAAAAGCGAGAGATTAAACTGAAAAGGGAAATGTGCAAGACATCCTATGCCGCTATGCGTTTCTTCCCTACGTCGCGTGTGTGCTTCTTTCAGTTCTTTGGAATAACTTGTCCCGGGCGATGTGCTTTCTCCTCCCGGCCTAGCCTCGCCTACCTTGCATCTCCAGCCATGTCCAGTTGTCCACACCACAGAAAACTTACTCCATGGAGCCAAGTTCTGCTCCGTGCCATCCTCTATAAATCGCTGCTCACCCACGCCCCAGACAAACCACACAGCTTACTTCCCTTTCCCAACATAGTTCTCGGGCCTTCTCCGCCAGCTTTAGCGAGCCTGGTGGTGAGCTGAGTCCCTCGCCCGCCATGGCCTCCACCAAGCTCAGCTTCAAGAGGATGGACAGCGTCGCCGAGACCATGCCCGACGCGCTGCGGCAGAGCCGCTACCAGATGAAGCGGTGCTTCCAGCGCTACGTGTCCAAGGGCCGCAGGCTCCTCAAGAACCAGCAGCTCATGGAGGAGCTGGAGAGGTCGCTCGACGACAAGGTCGAGAAGGAGAAGCTCGTCGAAGGCTTCCTCGGCTACATCATTTGTTCCACCCAGGTTACTTGTTATTTCGCTTTGAGAATTACCCAATTCACTCTTATAGCTGAAATAAATGATGTTCGATACAAGCAGAGAGAGCTTATTAAAATTTTGCATCCTTGTTATTATGATCGCAGGAAGCGGTAGTGCTGCCGCCATTCGTTGCGTTCGCTGTCAGAATGAACCCCGGCATCTGGGAGTACGTCAAGGTCCATGCCGATGATCTGTCGGTCGAAGGGATCACGCCATCCGAGTACCTCAAGTTCAAAGAGACGTTATACGATGAGAAATGGTATGTACATTTCCTGATATATGATATAAGTTTCACATGGGAGAGCAATGCAATTTGATTCTATGTAGCTGTGAAACTGAAAAAGAAAATTGTTTGCTCATGTGAATTTCAGGGCCAAGGATGACAACTCGCTGGAGGTTGATTTTGGCGCTCTTGACCTCTCAACGCCACGTCTGACACTTCCCTCATCCATAGGGAACGGGATGCAGTTTGTCTCCAAGTTCATGTCTTCAAAGCTGAATGGCAAGCCTGAAAGCATGAAGCCGTTGCTCGACTATTTACTCACTCTGAATTACCGCGGCGAGGTAAGAAGATCAGCCATTCACACCACAGAGATTATTGAAATTAACAGACTGGTTAGACTCATATATCCTTGCAAACATGCAGAAGCTGATGGTTAACGACACAATCGACACGGTGAACAAGCTTCAGACGGCGCTGCTCCTTGCAGAAGTTTTTGTTAGCGGGCTGCCAAAATTCACACCATATTTGAAATTTGAACAAAGGTAATGTACAGCCAAATTAAGTAGCTTAAAAAAAATCTATGGTGCCAAAAATGCCTAAGGTTTCTTTACAATGGTCCTGCAGATTTCAAGAATGGGGATTGGAGAAAGGGTGGGGTGAAAATGCTGAGACGTGCAAGGAGACACTGAATTTCCTATCTGAAGTGCTCCAGGCACCGGATCCTATCAACATGGAGAAGTTCTTCAGCAGGGTTCCAACCATATTTAACATTGTTGTCTTCTCTATCCATGGTTACTTTGGCCAGGAGAAGGTTCTAGGCTTGCCAGACACCGGCGGTCAGGTATCGATATCATCAAATCGTAGGAAATAATACTCTGATCAGCTTATATCATACTCTGAAGGCATGGTTTCTCCGTAACAGGTTGTCTACATCCTGGACCAAGTCAGGTCCATGGAAGAGGAGCTTCTGCAAAGAATCAAGCTGCAGGGTTTGCATATAACACCAAAGATTCTTGTGGTAAAGCTATTTACACCGTGATCACAGCCATTCCTGCTATCTCTGTATCTGTAGAACTTCATAAACTAATGTCTACTCTTGTGCTGCAGCTAACAAGACTGATACCAGATTCCAAAGGCACAAAGTGTAATGTGGAGCTCGAACCAGTTGAAAATACAAAATATTCACACATACTACGTGTGCCGTTCAAGACTGAAGATGGGAAGGATTTGCGCCAGTGGGTTTCCCGGTTCGACATTTACCCTTACCTAGAGAGATATGCTCAGGTTTGCCACCTACAAATTATTAATATCAGCACTCTTGTCTCTTGTGTTAAGAGATCTCCAGTAAAACTTAAACGTGGTGCAATTTCAGGATGCCTCTGCCAAAATTCTTGACATTCTAGAGGGCAAACCAGACTTGATCATTGGCAACTACACTGATGGCAACTTGGTGGCGTCCCTCATGTCAAGCAAACTAGGAGTCACACAGGTGAGAAAATGTCCAATCCTATTAGGATTCCTCAAGATCTTTTGCCACCGATCACAGCTGATTTCACATCCCTAAATGATCTTCCTGACAGGGAACGATTGCGCATGCTCTCGAAAAGACGAAGTATGAGGACTCGGATTCCAAGTGGAGAGAGCTGGACCAGAAGTACCACTTCTCCTGCCAATTCACTGCTGATATGATCGCCATGAACACTACTGACTTTATCATCACTAGCACATACCAAGAAATCGCTGGAAGGTCTGTATACTGAATTTTATTGTAATAACTTCAGTGCTCGAAGTACTTACTCCTAGAACTTCTTAACATAAATATGTGTGATGCAGCAAAGAGAAGCCTGGCCAGTATGAACACCACTATGCATTCACAATGCCCGGCCTTTGCCGCTACGCCACGGGCATCAATGTCTTCGACCCGAAGTTCAACATTGCTGCACCTGGCGCCGATCAGTCCGTCTACTTCCCCTTCACACAGAAGCAGAAGCGGCTGACAGCTTTACACCCACAGATTGAGGAGTTGCTGTACAGTAAGGAGGACACTGATGAACACATGTAAGTTCCTTACAAACACTGAAACATACATACTTCCATTTGATCAGATGAAGTTGCTAACTGTTGTGACGCTGTCAAATCAGAGGGTATCTGGCAGACAGAAGTAAGCCAATCATCTTCTCGATGGCGAGGCTGGACAAGGTGAAGAACATCACTGGACTAGTCGAGTGGTATGGTCAGAACAAGAAGGTCAGGGACCTCGTGAACTTCGTCGTCGTTGCAGGCCTCCTGAATGCTGCACAGTCCAAGGACCGGGAAGAGATAGACGAGATCAACAAGATGCACAATTTGATCGACAAGTACCAACTGAAAGGACAGATTCGCTGGATCAAGGCTCAGACTGACCGTGTCCGTAATGGCGAGCTGTACCGTTACATTGCAGATACAAAGGGTGCATTTGTTCAGGTATACAATAACCCACAGACCTAATAGTTTGATCACGACAAATATATGCCTCCATCCTCTGAAGTGTATACTTTGGGGTAACCAACCAGTGGATGAAACCTCAACTCtaaccctttctttctttcttgaaaTAAAACCTCAACACTAGCCTTTTCTTTTGTTTCAGCCTGCTCTCTATGAAGCATTTGGGCTAACAGTCATCGAGGCGATGAACTGCGGGCTGCCAACCTTCGCAACAAACCAAGGAGGGCCGGCAGAGATCATCGTTGATGGTGTCTCGGGTTTCCACATAAACCCAATGAACGGCAGGGAGGCAGGCACCAAGATTGCAGACTTCTTCCAGAAGTGCAAGGAAGACCCAGGCTACTGGAACAAGGTGTCCACTGCCGGGCTTCAGCGCATCTATGAATGGTAGGCATCGACTCTTATCCTACCTCACGAATGGTCTTTCTGTCACCTGGTAAAAAAAACTAACCATGTGGTATATATCATGATGGCAGCTACACATGGAAGATTTACGCAACCAAGGTGCTGAACATGGGGTCAATGTATGGCTTCTGGAGGActctgaacaaggaagagagagtgGCGAAACAACGCTACATGCAGATGTTCTACAACCTTCAGTTCAGGAATCTGGTGAGTTATGACCAATGCACAATGCAAACAAGATGATAGCCAAAGGTGGTCTGACGATCAGTGACCAATATCATCTTCTCTTTCAGGTGAAGACCGTCCCCAGAGTAGGTGAGCAGCCTCCAAGACCCGCGACCACGACAGGCGCAGCGGCGGAGCGTAACCAGATCGTGGCAAGGCCGAGAGAAAGGCAAGTGTGCGCACTCTTACGAAATTTACTGAGGAAAGACCGGGGAAGCAACTGACTGACCCGTTTGTTGTTTGGGGGGTTTGGGTGCTGCTGCAGAAAGCCACAGGGTCGGGTCCAAAGGTTAGTCACTCTTCGGTTCTTCCTCCTTCCAGCAATGCATGAAATTATCTGTAGAACAATAGATTGATGAGTACTGACCTTTGAATGCTGCCTTTGTGTTGTGTGCTCAGGATGATGACCAGCCTGCTCGGGCCGAAGCCGCCGACGTATGAGCAGAATGGCTACAGATGAACTATGATTGGTACTCTGGAGCAAGATGTTCGCAGCTTCGATTCGTTCCATTGATGCCATAGTGTGAGGTGATTGGTGTGGGATTTGTATACGTGTGGTGTGTGGGTCTTTATTGTATCGGTTGTTGCTTGGAGACATGTAACAAAGATCAAAAGTGCCCATGGCAACAGCTGATAATAATACAATGATTGAAGATTTGTTCTACGCTGGGAATCTACTTGACACAAGGAACATATTTTTACCAAACTTAAATGAGGTCTCAAATTGCCTTGTACAACCATTATCCGCCCCGCGTAAGCACCGCAACTTACAACGTACGTATGAAGACAATCGCTTCTGAAACATGTTTAAACATAGAAATGCAAACTCCTCGGAATCGCTGAAGACAGCAGCCAGAAAAGATTTCTATACAATCAAATCCTACAAGGAGACAGTTGGAAATCAATATATTGCCCAGCCAAACACATTTTGCAAATTCGGCAATGCCACTCAGATTTTCACCATACTTTCGGTTCAGATAGATGCAAGGAACCGTCACACCCTTCTAGGCCAGAGCCTGTACAAAACTGCAACGGTCCATGATGCATCACATGATTCCAATTTCTTCGAGCGACAGAGCAGATTGCTCCCCACCGGATCCATGATCCATCTGGACACTCCCCTCACAACCACCCCCAACGCCAAAAACCATTGTCACGCCTACGCATTTTCTATCCCGACGCGTAGCCCTCAGCAATGAAATGTTTCAGGAAGGGTTTGTTTTCAGGCAAAAGCTGCATTGTCAATATTTTTTAGCAGCAGTTCCTCACCAATACTACTTTTCACTACAATCGCAATGACCAGATGAAAAACTCACAACGATTACGGAAGACATAGACCGAAGAAAATGGCATAATCATCCTGTATTAGCCCAACTGTTCAAAATTCAAGTACTAACATGCCCCAAACATAACTAAGTACAACATGAACTTGGACAAAATCTCTCTAATCAAAAGCAAACCCTCAAAATATACATTGCATCGATTTGTTGATTATTAGCTGAGAAGCTTGAGTATTTGATTCAAGCTATGTCACACATCATTTCACTCCACGGACAAACAtgctgaggcagctgcagttctgtTCCATTGGATGCCTGCGTGTTAAGGCACGTTATTGTTCCATGAACTATGAAAGCCACAGGCGCCTATTAATTTAAAGCCATGGAAACTCACCTTAGAATCCATATCATTCGGTAAGAAACTGGGACTGCATCCTCACTCAGTTGCCTGCACATGATAATTAGTCGCAACTCAGGTAAGACAACAAACCTCTAGAGTATCATAATTCATACACCACCACTTCTGCTTTCCAAGTTAAATTACAGGAAAATATCCAGAATCATCACTTTGGGATTACTTTCTGTTGGAAACTATTTTCATTAAAAATATTAAATAAATCTGATGCAATTGCTGATTGTCGAGGTATGCCCCCATTCTCTTCCTATTCTTTTGTAGATGCCGGTGATGTATTGATTACCAGCAGTTCTTTCTAGACTACATTTATGCAACATAATTTCAAAATAACATGTTATAATGCTGAAGGCAACAGACTCAATGAACCAAGAACATATGGGGCACAAATAAGAAATATATTTGGAAAACAAGTAGCATATAGAATTATATGAACAAACCTTGTTCAGAGGGTTGTCTGGGGATTTCTTCCATAGCTTCCATATCATGTCTTTGTACTGTTTCAGTGTTAGGCCTGGCTTTTCTTCCTTCAGCCTAGGGAGCTCTGCCTCTTCAAATGCCTGTCGTAAAGATAATTCGAAATGTACTTAAGCAACAGATCTCCAATGAGCATAAAATTTCAACCATAGCATATGACATGAAACTAAATGACTCATTACGAGTACAATAAATCGCATCCAATGTAGGATTTGCAAAGTAACATGGCACATAATGCAGAACACTCTTGTAAGTGACATGATTAAAATTCATCTACCAATCAAAAGTTTGTGTTTGAACTTTGAACTAAGATAGTCACAAAATCGCAAGACTAAATGCATTATtaccatagttcaaaaaagcgctaggcgttaattgtgcgttttgccaccgccttgcgtttttctcatcaaagcgcatgcttatgtgcagttatgcGCTAGGCGTTTTCCTattgcctagagcctaggcgcacttaagcgcttgctgccttttttaactatgattagtACATCAAATATGGTCCTTGAGACTGGCAGTGGAAGTGGTAATATGTTGCCTCCCCAACTAGCTAATCAGCCCTGTGGATGAATTACCCCTTATGCTCCTCAGCCTACGGGTTTTTAGCATACAAGTAATAAACCAATAACTACCATACAAGATACTCCACTCATTATGTTCAGGGAGCAATTAGCTCTAGGCCATCAGATATCAACTCATTTCATCCTTGCTTATGTCTCTAATCATGTTCATGGAACATCGAACAGTTGCAAACAAGTACCATAGCGCTCATATGCGCAGTTAGTACAAGAAGAAGTCACTATTAGGCATTCTCACAATTCACAACTAAACTATAACTATCACTGTCAGCAGACCAAAtgtgcatggaacaataaaatcaAACCGCCGTTTGGTTAATCCTACAGTCCTTAGCACAAACTTCTTTTGTGTGTCTTTGTATGTGATTATAATGTAATCATCAAATTTTCAAACTTATGCAGCAGTTCAGTAAGCAAATCTGAACTTTGGGCAAATACTAAAGAATATACCTTGAATGACGCCTTGAGGCGGCGCTCAGGATGCCTGTCAGCGGGCAAGGCCGCGTCTGTGTCAACAAGCGACAGCCGCACGATGGCCTCGTCGACACCGGAGGCCTCGATGACGGAGTCATCCCTGTTGGTGTTGGCGACGAGGACGACGCGCTCGTACTCCTCCTCCTCGGCGGTGCGCGCGGCgcgcttcttggcggcctcggcctcgcgCTCGAGGCGCAGGCGCTCCTCCTCGCGGCGGCGCACGAGCTCGGCCTCGGTGACCTTGGGGGCCGGGGCGCCGACGCGGTTGGCCTTGCGGGCGTCCGTCTTGGAGACggcggaggcgacggcggcggcctcggcctcggcgaGGCGGCGGTTCTCGGCCTTGCGGGCGGCGGCCTCGGCGCGCTTCTCGGCCTCCTCCTCGCGGCGGCGCGCGGCGCGggacttggacccctcggcctcgcgccagtactcctcctccttggcgcgctcgGCGCGCTGGCGGCGGTCCGACTCCTCGGCGGAGCGGCGCTCGCGGGCGGCCTCCGCCTTGGAGTTGACGCCCATCTTCTTCGGCATCGCGGGCGGCGCTCGAGATTCTGCGCTCgatcggcggcgcggcgcggcgtggggaaTTTGGGGGAAGCTCTGATGGTCTGGATTGGGATTTCGGGGAAGGTTTGGCTGTCTAGGGCGCGAGTGGCTTATTCTGTACGCGTGTTCTTTTGCAGTAGGAAACGCGTTCCAGAGTCTTCTAGAGGTACAGCTCGTATGGACGCGCAGGGTCGTCGAGGATCAAATAAGTTTTTTCTTTTCAAAGGAATCATTTGAACTTATTAAAAATTCAACAATGTATTACTGCCATATTTTTTTAACAGTTTTGCTAAGTCTCAGTCAACTAAAACTTCGTTATGTCTCAGTCGATATTGTATGCCTTTGATCTTGCATGAAGATTCGTAGAATttttttttcggtttttcttttttcttcttatatactatacttcctccgtcccaaaattcttgtcttaaatttgtcttaaattcttgtcttaaattttgaGACGGAGAAAGTATATCACTTGACTAAGACTTGGTTAAGTTtaagtcgactgagacttagcCACACCCATTTTCTAAGTTCCAATAATAACTTCTAGTGAATCTTATTCCTTGATCTGGcacctactccctccatttctaaatataagtctttttagatattgcaATAGAGACTACATAGGGGGTAAAATGACTGACTCTACaccgtctatatacatctgtagtaGGGGGTAGAGAACAAAGGTCATCCCAGTCACCACTTCACTAGCTCATTGTGTCATGCGATCGGTTTTAGAGGAGTTCAACCCATTTTATATTCTTGTAGTGACAAGTCTAAATGTCCATCTAACATCTTCCTTTGGTTGTTTTCTCTTGATAAGTTGGTGACTAAATATAACCTTAGGAAAGGGCACAAACTAAACCATTTAATTGTGGGTTTTGTGGCGAGGATGAATTTATTAATCACCTGATGTTTCACTGTGTTGTTGCCAGAGCTGTCTGGCATTATCATTGAGCATTTTGGTGTGAAattaggcaatgatcatgaatcaaTAGCTAGATTGGGGTTTTCAGATAGAAATAATTTCTACTATTAACATTGTTTATGCATGGAAGTTTTATAAGATCCATGATATTTAATAATGCACTATAACTGTCTAAGAAGCATGTGTGGTGGAGTAACTTGAAAATTGTCAAGTTATGAATGATCCTACGATCAAAGCAGGACAAGGGAAACTAGAGGCCTTCTCTCAATTTCTGACAAGTTTCCTGTAGAACCTCCTCTGATCTGTTATGTCTGAAGCCTCAGGAAGTTAGTTTTATGCCTTTTTGAAGAAATGTCCAGGTTGAAAATTAATTTCAACAAGAGTGAATTATTCCGTTTTGGGCGTGCCAAAGATGAACAGGATAACTACAAATAGTTGTTCGGTTGCGAGCTAGGCTCTTTACCTTTTACTTATTTGAGCATCCCAGTACACCATTGTAAACTCACTAATAAAGAGTGGAAATGTATTGAAGATCGATTTGAAAATAAGTTGAGCAGCTGGAAGGGCAAGCTCTTATCTTATGGAGGGGAGGGGAGCTTGGTCCTCATCAACTCAGTACTCACGAGCATGCTGATGCTTCTCCTATCCTTCTTTGAGGTACCCGTAGGGGTACGAAAAAGATTGGATTTTTATCGATCTCTGTTTTTTCTTGCAGATTGACGAGAACAACAAATATAGACTGGCTAAATTGGATATTATTTGTAGGCCAAAGGACCAAGGGGGCTTGGGCATTGAAAATCTCGAAGTTAAAAATAAGAGCATGCTTAGCAAGTGGCTTTATAGGTTGTCGGTGGAGACGAAAGGGGTTTGGATACAGTTCTTGCGTAATAGGTATTTACTATTGGGaaatgtagtaattcaaaaaaattcctatgatcacacaagatatatctaggagatgcatagaaacgagaggggagagtgtgtccacgtaccctcgtagaccgaaagtgaaagtgttatgttaacgcggttgatgtagtcgaacgtcttcacggtccaaccgatccaagtaccgaacatacggcacctccgtgttcaacacacgttcagctcgatgacgtccctcgagctcttgatccagtagagggtcaagggagagttccgtcagcacgacggcgtggcgacggtgttggtgatgtgatccacgcagggctttgcctaagcactatgacgctatgaccgaaggagtaaactgtgaaggggggcaccgcacacggctaagacaaattttggtgtccctttggggtgccccccgcccccgtatatacaggggggaggaggaggccggtggcctaggaggggcgcgccaagggggaagtcctacttggactcctagcccaagtaggattcgacccccctccttccttccaacggagggggaaaagggaaagaggtggagaggaagaaggaaagggggggtcgcgcccccaacccttgtccaattcggattgggttggggggggggggcgccacctcctgtggctgcctcctctcctccactatggcccattaggcccattaactttcccggggggttccggtaacctccaggTACTCCAAAAATCCCTGATCTTcttcgaaaccattccggtgtccgtatataaccttccaatatatgaatctttacctctcgaccatttcgagactcctcgtcatgtccgtgatctcatccgagactctgaagaaacttcggtcaccaaaacacataactcataatacaaatcgtcatcgaacattaagcgtgcggaccctaggggttcgagaactatgtagacatgaccaagacatatctctggtcaataaccaatagcggaacctggatactcatattggctcctatatattctatgaagatctttatcggtcaaaccgcataacaacatacgttattccctttgtcatcggtatgttacttgcccgggattcgatcgtcggtgtcaccatacctagttcaatctcattaccggcaagtctctttactcgttcagtaatgcatcatctcgcaactaactcattagtcacattgcttgcaaggcttatagtgatgtgcattaccaagagggcccggagatacctctccgatacacggagtgacaaatcctaatcttgatctatgccaacccaacaaacaccttcagagacacctgtagagcatctttataatcacccagttatgttgtgacgtttgatagcacacaaggtgttcttccggtattcgggagttgcataatctcatagtcagaggaacatgtataagtcatgaagaaagcaatagcaataaaactaaacaatcattatgctaagctaacggatgggtcttgtccatcacatcattctctaatgatgtgatctcgttgatcaaatgacaacacatgtctattgtcaggaaacttaaccatctttgattaacgagctagtcaagtagaggcatactaggggcactctgtttgtctatgtatttgatacgtctccatcgtatctacttttccaaacacttatgcccttgttttggatgctaacttgcttgatttgaatggaactaacccggactgacgctgttttcagtggaattaccatggtgttatttttgtgcagaaataaaagttcacggaatgacctgaaaatcaacggagaatatttttggaatatataaaaatactggcgaaagaatcacggTCAGGGgggccactgttggaaatatgccctagaggcaataataaaatggttattattatatttccttgttcatgataattgtctattgttcatgctataattgtgttatccggaaatcgtaatacatgtgtgaatacatagaccacaacatgtccctagtgagcctctagttgactagctcgttaatcaatagatggttacggtttcctgaccatggacattggatgtcattgataatgggatcacatcatcaggagaatgatgtgatggacaagacccaatcctaagcatagcgcaagatcatgtagttcgtctgctaaagcttttctaatgtcaagtatcttttccttagaccatgagattgtgaaactcccggatactgtaggaatactctgggtgtgccaaacgtcacaacgtaactgggtgactataaaggtgcactatgggtatctacgaaagtgtctgttgggttggcacgaatcgagactgggatttgtcactccgtatgaacggagaggtatctctgggcccactcagtaagacatcatcataatgagctcaatgtgactaagggttggtcacatgatgatgtgttacggaacgagtaaagtgacttgccggcaatgagattgaacgaggtattgggataccgacggtcgaatctcgggcgagtaacgtaccgattgacaaagggaattgtatacgggattgcttgaatcctcgacatcatggttcattcgatgagatcatcgtggaacgtgtgagagccaacatgggtatccagatcccgctgttggttattggccggagagttgtctcggtcatgtctacatggttcccgaacccgtagggtctacacacttaaggttcgatgatgctagggtcattaggaagacttgtatgtgattaccgaatgttgttcggagtcccggatgagatcccggacgtcacgaggagttacggaattgaagatttatatatgggaagttgtcatacggtcaccggaaaagttcgggggcatatcggtattatatcggggccaccggaggggtttcgggggtccaccgagaggggccacctctctcagagggcctcatgggccgtagaggaaagggaaccagccccaagtgggctaggGAAGAtcccccctttgggcccatgcgcctagggttgggggagggaaccctagagggggcgtcccccctttgcttggggggcaagccaccccccttggccgccgcccccctctagatctcatctagagggggccggcccccttcctccttcccctataaatagaggggcaaggggagggctggacACATcatcaaaggcgcagcccctcccctccccaacacctatcctcctccgttgagtgcttggcgaagccctgccggagtactgccgctccaccaccaccaccacgctgtcgtgctgctgttggagctctcttcctcaacctctccctcctccttgctggatcaaggcgtgggagacatctccgctctgtacgtgtgttgaacgcggaggtgcgtccattcggcgctaggatcattggtga
This window harbors:
- the LOC119356081 gene encoding sucrose synthase 7-like isoform X1, which produces MASTKLSFKRMDSVAETMPDALRQSRYQMKRCFQRYVSKGRRLLKNQQLMEELERSLDDKVEKEKLVEGFLGYIICSTQEAVVLPPFVAFAVRMNPGIWEYVKVHADDLSVEGITPSEYLKFKETLYDEKWAKDDNSLEVDFGALDLSTPRLTLPSSIGNGMQFVSKFMSSKLNGKPESMKPLLDYLLTLNYRGEKLMVNDTIDTVNKLQTALLLAEVFVSGLPKFTPYLKFEQRFQEWGLEKGWGENAETCKETLNFLSEVLQAPDPINMEKFFSRVPTIFNIVVFSIHGYFGQEKVLGLPDTGGQVVYILDQVRSMEEELLQRIKLQGLHITPKILVLTRLIPDSKGTKCNVELEPVENTKYSHILRVPFKTEDGKDLRQWVSRFDIYPYLERYAQDASAKILDILEGKPDLIIGNYTDGNLVASLMSSKLGVTQGTIAHALEKTKYEDSDSKWRELDQKYHFSCQFTADMIAMNTTDFIITSTYQEIAGSKEKPGQYEHHYAFTMPGLCRYATGINVFDPKFNIAAPGADQSVYFPFTQKQKRLTALHPQIEELLYSKEDTDEHIGYLADRSKPIIFSMARLDKVKNITGLVEWYGQNKKVRDLVNFVVVAGLLNAAQSKDREEIDEINKMHNLIDKYQLKGQIRWIKAQTDRVRNGELYRYIADTKGAFVQPALYEAFGLTVIEAMNCGLPTFATNQGGPAEIIVDGVSGFHINPMNGREAGTKIADFFQKCKEDPGYWNKVSTAGLQRIYECYTWKIYATKVLNMGSMYGFWRTLNKEERVAKQRYMQMFYNLQFRNLVKTVPRVGEQPPRPATTTGAAAERNQIVARPRERKPQGRVQRMMTSLLGPKPPTYEQNGYR
- the LOC119356081 gene encoding sucrose synthase 7-like isoform X2, which encodes MASTKLSFKRMDSVAETMPDALRQSRYQMKRCFQRYVSKGRRLLKNQQLMEELERSLDDKVEKEKLVEGFLGYIICSTQEAVVLPPFVAFAVRMNPGIWEYVKVHADDLSVEGITPSEYLKFKETLYDEKWAKDDNSLEVDFGALDLSTPRLTLPSSIGNGMQFVSKFMSSKLNGKPESMKPLLDYLLTLNYRGEKLMVNDTIDTVNKLQTALLLAEVFVSGLPKFTPYLKFEQRFQEWGLEKGWGENAETCKETLNFLSEVLQAPDPINMEKFFSRVPTIFNIVVFSIHGYFGQEKVLGLPDTGGQVVYILDQVRSMEEELLQRIKLQGLHITPKILVLTRLIPDSKGTKCNVELEPVENTKYSHILRVPFKTEDGKDLRQWVSRFDIYPYLERYAQDASAKILDILEGKPDLIIGNYTDGNLVASLMSSKLGVTQGTIAHALEKTKYEDSDSKWRELDQKYHFSCQFTADMIAMNTTDFIITSTYQEIAGSKEKPGQYEHHYAFTMPGLCRYATGINVFDPKFNIAAPGADQSVYFPFTQKQKRLTALHPQIEELLYSKEDTDEHIGYLADRSKPIIFSMARLDKVKNITGLVEWYGQNKKVRDLVNFVVVAGLLNAAQSKDREEIDEINKMHNLIDKYQLKGQIRWIKAQTDRVRNGELYRYIADTKGAFVQPALYEAFGLTVIEAMNCGLPTFATNQGGPAEIIVDGVSGFHINPMNGREAGTKIADFFQKCKEDPGYWNKVSTAGLQRIYECYTWKIYATKVLNMGSMYGFWRTLNKEERVAKQRYMQMFYNLQFRNLVKTVPRVGEQPPRPATTTGAAAERNQIVARPRERQKATGSGPKDDDQPARAEAADV
- the LOC119356083 gene encoding coiled-coil domain-containing protein 124-like, encoding MPKKMGVNSKAEAARERRSAEESDRRQRAERAKEEEYWREAEGSKSRAARRREEEAEKRAEAAARKAENRRLAEAEAAAVASAVSKTDARKANRVGAPAPKVTEAELVRRREEERLRLEREAEAAKKRAARTAEEEEYERVVLVANTNRDDSVIEASGVDEAIVRLSLVDTDAALPADRHPERRLKASFKAFEEAELPRLKEEKPGLTLKQYKDMIWKLWKKSPDNPLNKATE